Proteins found in one Arthrobacter pascens genomic segment:
- the cpaB gene encoding Flp pilus assembly protein CpaB: MPATLFRPSRRKAPPRRAPRRTLAAPAMKRRPGHRMTLWLSRNRRLSVALLLCIAASITVHQLTPPPADTVTALAAARDLPAGAAMVVSDLEEVQIPPGMMTSGSLQKSSDVTGKQLAAPLRKGQLVTDAQLLGPGLLAGTPPGSAAVPLRMADPSSIQLVSPGQLVNVVLTRANGYDQQAPSEVLASAVPVLWTSGQGGKTGQWLGTGETDGLIVVAADPEQAARLAGASTQGKLFFVLVGPQSGQAVG, from the coding sequence ATGCCCGCCACACTCTTTCGCCCCAGCCGGAGAAAAGCCCCGCCGCGGCGCGCACCCCGGCGCACCCTCGCCGCGCCCGCCATGAAGCGCCGGCCAGGCCATCGGATGACGCTGTGGCTTAGCCGGAACCGTCGTCTGTCGGTGGCGCTCCTGCTCTGTATCGCTGCCAGCATCACGGTCCATCAGCTCACGCCGCCGCCTGCCGATACAGTCACCGCGTTGGCTGCAGCGCGGGATCTTCCGGCAGGCGCGGCCATGGTGGTGTCGGATCTGGAGGAAGTCCAGATCCCTCCCGGCATGATGACGTCCGGGTCCTTGCAGAAAAGCAGCGACGTTACAGGCAAGCAGTTGGCAGCGCCGCTACGGAAAGGCCAGCTGGTGACTGACGCCCAGCTGCTGGGGCCAGGACTTCTGGCCGGCACTCCCCCTGGATCAGCGGCCGTGCCCCTCAGAATGGCGGATCCGTCGTCGATCCAGCTGGTATCGCCCGGGCAGCTTGTCAACGTGGTCTTGACCAGGGCGAATGGCTACGACCAGCAAGCCCCCTCCGAGGTGCTGGCCTCGGCCGTCCCGGTGCTGTGGACCTCAGGACAGGGCGGCAAGACAGGCCAATGGCTCGGTACGGGCGAGACCGACGGACTGATCGTGGTGGCAGCGGATCCGGAGCAGGCAGCGCGCCTGGCAGGCGCTTCTACCCAGGGGAAGCTGTTCTTTGTCCTGGTGGGCCCGCAGTCCGGCCAGGCAGTTGGCTAA
- a CDS encoding FmdB family zinc ribbon protein, whose translation MPTYAYACKDCSHAFDIVQSFTDSTLTSCPECQGTLRKKFNSVGVVFKGSGFYRTDSRDAKGSAVSPAPAAPAAPAPAPAPAAAAS comes from the coding sequence GTGCCAACGTATGCGTACGCCTGCAAGGATTGCAGCCATGCCTTCGACATCGTCCAGTCGTTTACGGACAGTACTCTGACGTCCTGCCCCGAGTGCCAGGGAACCTTGCGCAAGAAGTTCAACAGCGTGGGCGTGGTCTTCAAGGGCTCAGGTTTCTACCGGACCGACTCCCGCGATGCCAAGGGAAGCGCCGTCTCCCCTGCACCCGCCGCGCCCGCCGCGCCAGCCCCGGCACCGGCTCCGGCGGCCGCAGCGAGCTGA
- a CDS encoding 5-formyltetrahydrofolate cyclo-ligase, producing the protein MSGDSNKAGKDRIRALHRERRATMDGGQREAAGTSLAVHGLAWAEKIAGGTPSRFCAYLGVGFEPPTEPLIRALHRRGHEVLLPVCEPERRLSWVYWTPDAEFVRSRYAPILEPAGTRHGLEIMAGVAALFIPATAVDRSGNRIGQGGGYYDVLLGSLADSVPDVPLAAVVYDQELLPAGSLPAEVFDRKVPAALMPAGFVSLGDA; encoded by the coding sequence ATGTCCGGGGACAGCAACAAAGCAGGCAAGGACCGGATCCGTGCGCTGCACCGTGAACGCCGCGCCACGATGGATGGCGGCCAGCGGGAAGCGGCTGGAACCTCCCTTGCCGTCCATGGCCTGGCGTGGGCCGAAAAGATAGCGGGCGGGACGCCGTCGAGGTTTTGTGCTTACCTGGGCGTTGGCTTCGAGCCGCCAACCGAGCCCCTGATCAGAGCCCTGCACCGCCGGGGCCATGAAGTCCTGCTCCCCGTCTGCGAACCGGAGCGCCGCCTAAGCTGGGTCTATTGGACTCCAGATGCGGAATTCGTGCGGAGCCGGTACGCCCCCATCCTGGAGCCGGCCGGCACCCGTCACGGCTTGGAAATCATGGCCGGGGTGGCGGCCCTCTTCATTCCAGCCACGGCCGTGGACAGGAGCGGAAACCGGATCGGTCAGGGCGGTGGATATTACGACGTCTTGCTGGGCTCCCTCGCCGACAGCGTGCCGGACGTACCGCTGGCAGCCGTCGTCTACGACCAGGAACTGCTTCCTGCCGGCAGCCTTCCCGCCGAGGTCTTTGACCGGAAAGTACCGGCGGCGCTGATGCCGGCAGGATTCGTCAGCCTGGGAGACGCCTGA
- the galU gene encoding UTP--glucose-1-phosphate uridylyltransferase GalU produces MTTTDQTVRKAVIPAAGLGTRFLPATKAMPKEMLPVVDKPAIQYVVEEAVNVGLNDVLMITGRNKRALEDHFDRVPALEATLEAKGDTAKLASIQAASNLGDIHYVRQGDPRGLGHAVLRAKQHVGFEPFAVLLGDDLIDARDELLSTMIEVQAKTGGSVVALIEVEPSQISAYGCADVQGIDGEGFVRINKLVEKPDVDEAPSNLAVIGRYVLHPTVFEVLERTGPGRGGEIQLTDALQELAAGDGEGYGVYGVVFRGRRYDTGDKLSYLKACVQLAIDSDDLGPGLREWLPGFTAGLSK; encoded by the coding sequence GTGACTACCACTGACCAGACAGTACGTAAGGCCGTTATTCCTGCTGCGGGACTCGGCACCAGGTTCCTGCCTGCCACGAAGGCCATGCCCAAGGAGATGCTTCCGGTGGTGGACAAGCCCGCCATCCAGTATGTGGTTGAAGAAGCCGTCAACGTGGGCCTCAACGATGTGCTGATGATTACCGGCCGCAACAAGCGGGCGCTGGAAGACCACTTTGACCGGGTCCCGGCCCTGGAAGCAACGCTGGAGGCCAAGGGAGACACAGCGAAACTCGCGTCCATCCAGGCAGCCAGCAACCTGGGAGACATCCATTACGTCCGGCAGGGCGACCCCAGAGGCCTCGGCCATGCCGTACTCCGGGCAAAGCAGCACGTGGGCTTCGAACCGTTTGCCGTCCTCCTCGGTGATGACCTGATTGACGCCCGGGACGAGCTGCTCAGCACCATGATCGAAGTCCAGGCGAAGACCGGAGGGTCTGTTGTGGCCCTCATCGAAGTGGAGCCGTCCCAGATCAGCGCCTACGGCTGTGCCGACGTCCAGGGCATCGATGGCGAGGGCTTCGTCAGGATCAACAAGCTTGTGGAAAAGCCGGACGTGGACGAGGCACCGTCCAATCTCGCCGTCATCGGACGTTACGTACTGCACCCGACGGTCTTTGAGGTCCTGGAGCGGACCGGTCCGGGCCGCGGTGGCGAGATCCAGCTGACCGACGCGCTTCAGGAACTGGCAGCCGGAGACGGCGAAGGCTACGGAGTCTACGGCGTTGTCTTCCGGGGACGGCGTTATGACACTGGTGACAAGCTCAGCTACCTCAAGGCGTGCGTCCAGCTGGCCATCGACAGCGACGACCTGGGCCCCGGTCTGCGGGAGTGGCTGCCAGGCTTCACCGCAGGTCTTTCCAAGTAA
- a CDS encoding GNAT family N-acetyltransferase has translation MRAGPIWPVTLECGDLVLRPIRYRDKKEWTQVRARNSQWLAPWEASNPAPGGGLPDYRHMVRSLNIQAAQATALPFLITEHTPGFRSPVIVGQLTVSSIVWGSALTATLGYWVDQARAGHGIAPTAVAMATDHCFRTLGLHRMEINIRPENSPSLRVVEKLGFRDEGYRPRFLHINGEWADHRTFALTSEEVPEGLLPRWLASRPS, from the coding sequence GTGCGCGCTGGTCCAATTTGGCCCGTAACGCTGGAGTGCGGCGACTTGGTCCTGCGACCCATCCGCTACCGGGACAAAAAGGAGTGGACCCAGGTCCGTGCGCGCAACAGCCAATGGCTGGCTCCCTGGGAAGCCTCCAACCCTGCACCCGGCGGAGGCCTGCCGGATTACCGGCACATGGTGCGGTCCCTGAACATCCAGGCTGCCCAGGCCACCGCCCTGCCATTCCTCATCACCGAACACACCCCCGGCTTCCGTTCACCGGTCATTGTGGGACAGCTGACGGTTTCCTCGATTGTGTGGGGCTCGGCGCTGACGGCAACGCTGGGCTACTGGGTGGACCAGGCAAGGGCCGGTCACGGCATCGCACCTACTGCCGTTGCCATGGCCACGGACCACTGCTTCCGGACCCTGGGCCTGCACCGGATGGAGATCAACATCCGTCCCGAGAACAGCCCCAGCCTGCGTGTTGTTGAAAAGCTGGGCTTCCGCGACGAGGGATACCGGCCACGCTTCCTCCACATCAACGGGGAGTGGGCAGACCACCGTACGTTTGCCCTGACCTCGGAGGAGGTTCCGGAAGGACTGCTTCCGCGCTGGCTGGCGTCCCGGCCATCATGA
- a CDS encoding family 43 glycosylhydrolase yields the protein MRSLRLLTRAAAAGAVASALALTPLVPALAETAPDPRLVLRYALDQTGGTVAVDSSGNGRDGAVVNGGTWAGNEGLKLDGVNDHVRLPDNIMQGLSAITISTDVLMAPTQATPYFIYGLGNTTSNAGNGYLFTTGDSYRTSIASGNWSTEQTISQNQPLARGVWKTITYTLANGTATLFLDGVQVGQKTGVTITPGSIGNGLTTANYIGRSVYTGDKYLSGSVRDFRIYNTALTPGEVAASIVPSDQLRADRDAAVLNLGDLSAVTGSLSLPATGVNGSTLTWASSDPAVISPTGVVTRPNATKGPATVTLTATLTRGEASGTKTFTATVLPAESDEEKLAAATAALTLPAVDDVRGNITLPPTSGQAAVTWQSSSPIIDTSGIVNRPTADTDVVLTATLKVGAASGTKQFTAQVKAKPAVAPFAGYAFAYFTGNSVAGENIFMAASRGNDALHWDETNGGKPILTSSMGTKGLRDPFVIRSPEGDKFYMIATDLSIGSGTSWDSSQRQGSQYLEVWESYDLKTWSEQRHVKVSPSTAGNTWAPEAYYDESIGAYVVFWASKIYAESDPGHTAGVVNKMMYSTTRDFRTFSEAKVWNDPGTSVIDSTVIKDKDTYYRFTKDEGGVSGCIDIMEEKSKNLLAVDLPSTSPRNWSLLSSCIGKKAGTAAVEGPTVFKSNTEEKFYLFVDEFGGRGYIPLESTSLETPNWKLSTNYKLPASPRHGTVLPVTQAELEGLRQTPKPVPANEKGEILRYTFDQTSGTEVADSSGNGLSGKIVGGSSWQPDGALKLDGAGGYVDVPDNILSGVQDVTVEADVKVSASQSGAYFIYGFGNTDAGGVGNGYLFATGNSVYKTGIASGNWSTEQLANSTSALPRDSWKHLVYTLKGTVATVYLDGIKVGENLNTTLNPADIGLGSTTANYLGKSVYSADKTLNGSIREFAIYNRALSAEEVRNISADKTGIADVSLTEASELKVAPIMDTASKKITFAVKPGTDLSKLAPTFSLFPGAVSSPASGTNVDLTKPVTYTVTAPDGATAEWTFSALEMKSPVLPGYTADPNIVVYGDTYYIYPTTDGIASWGSTKFSAYSSKNLVDWTDEGVVLDLANVSWTHSNAWAPTATSKDGKYYLYFTAGQSIGVAVADSPTGPFVDSGAPLVDKAAYGGAQQIDPAVFTDDDGVSYLFWGNGTARYVPLNADMVSYSAANVKTIGGLTQFREGPFVHKRNSTYYMTYSIDDTRSENYRVGYATASSIAGPWTYKGVILQKKPELGILGTGHNSVLQVPGTDDWYIVYHRFAIPGGDGMHRETTIDRLTYAEDGSINPVVPTLESVGPQFADTSAPTVMIATAPAAPDGAGDWYLDPVTVSVEASDNSGAAPTVEVAVDGGSWVPYSASFEVASDGPHTVRARATDAAGNTSAEASIAVKIDRTAPQTAATLDEDRTLTLTAVDPYSGLASLEYRSGTAEWAPYSAPIPGGRTAATVEFRAVDKAGNSTQGAVDVPAPASQSISFDDITPKTLGDSDFTVSASSTSGLPVSFKAAGSCALLGSSVHLTGAGTCTVTAQQEGNQRFLAAPDVVRSFQVKAPLLDTFDRANGRVGSSWSGETGPQSYVIKDKTLSPLLGGSLLYSSTFGSDQTASLTLKAIAPKSVQGVLLKAQSGKPFLSGAVSVVYDTPTKSVRVTTLGVDNNAWYSYGGVAASFNAGDVMTASYVDGTVTVYRNADVVAVVPLRAADMQYFAGKTGKTGISSTLATGSTLDDFRAASITR from the coding sequence ATGCGATCCTTACGTTTGCTTACCAGGGCGGCAGCCGCCGGGGCCGTAGCCTCCGCGCTGGCCCTGACCCCGCTGGTCCCGGCGCTTGCCGAGACCGCCCCGGACCCAAGGCTTGTCCTCCGCTATGCCCTTGACCAGACCGGCGGCACGGTCGCCGTGGACTCTTCCGGAAACGGACGCGACGGCGCGGTAGTCAATGGCGGCACCTGGGCAGGAAACGAGGGCCTGAAGCTGGACGGTGTCAACGACCACGTCCGCCTTCCGGACAACATCATGCAGGGCCTGTCCGCCATCACCATCAGCACAGACGTTCTCATGGCCCCGACGCAAGCCACGCCGTACTTCATCTACGGACTCGGCAACACAACATCCAACGCAGGCAACGGGTATCTTTTCACCACAGGTGACAGTTACCGCACGTCCATCGCCTCAGGCAACTGGTCGACGGAACAGACCATCTCCCAAAACCAGCCGCTGGCGCGCGGCGTCTGGAAGACCATCACCTACACGCTCGCCAACGGCACCGCCACGCTGTTCCTCGACGGCGTACAGGTCGGACAGAAAACCGGTGTCACCATTACGCCAGGCAGCATCGGCAACGGGCTGACCACGGCGAACTACATCGGCCGCTCGGTCTACACGGGAGACAAGTACCTTTCCGGTTCCGTTCGCGACTTCCGGATCTACAACACGGCCCTGACCCCCGGCGAGGTTGCAGCGTCCATCGTACCGAGCGACCAGCTCCGGGCTGACCGGGATGCTGCTGTCCTCAATCTGGGCGACCTTTCAGCGGTGACAGGCAGCCTGTCGCTTCCAGCCACGGGCGTCAACGGTTCCACTCTTACCTGGGCATCAAGCGACCCAGCCGTCATTTCACCCACCGGAGTAGTGACACGCCCCAACGCAACGAAGGGCCCGGCAACTGTCACCCTGACCGCAACCCTCACGCGCGGTGAAGCGTCCGGTACCAAGACGTTCACCGCAACCGTGCTCCCCGCCGAATCCGACGAGGAGAAGCTTGCTGCCGCCACGGCCGCCCTGACGCTCCCCGCCGTCGACGACGTCCGTGGAAACATCACCCTGCCGCCCACCAGCGGGCAGGCAGCGGTGACGTGGCAGTCTTCAAGCCCCATCATCGACACCTCAGGCATTGTTAACCGCCCGACGGCGGACACCGACGTCGTCCTGACAGCTACCTTGAAAGTGGGGGCCGCCAGCGGAACGAAGCAGTTTACGGCGCAGGTGAAAGCCAAGCCGGCGGTTGCTCCCTTTGCTGGTTACGCCTTCGCCTACTTCACGGGTAACAGCGTGGCAGGGGAGAACATCTTCATGGCTGCCAGCCGCGGAAACGATGCCCTCCACTGGGACGAGACCAACGGCGGCAAGCCGATCCTGACGTCGTCCATGGGTACCAAGGGCCTGCGGGATCCGTTTGTCATCCGCTCTCCCGAAGGCGACAAGTTCTACATGATCGCCACCGACCTTTCCATCGGCAGCGGAACCTCCTGGGACTCCTCCCAGCGGCAGGGCAGCCAATACCTGGAAGTGTGGGAATCCTACGACCTCAAGACGTGGTCAGAGCAGCGCCACGTGAAGGTATCCCCGAGCACGGCAGGCAACACCTGGGCCCCCGAGGCCTACTACGACGAGAGCATCGGCGCGTACGTTGTTTTCTGGGCGTCGAAAATCTACGCCGAATCGGATCCCGGCCACACCGCCGGGGTTGTAAACAAAATGATGTACTCAACCACCAGGGACTTCCGGACGTTCTCCGAAGCCAAGGTCTGGAACGACCCCGGCACTTCGGTGATCGATTCCACCGTCATCAAGGACAAAGACACGTATTACCGCTTCACCAAGGACGAAGGCGGTGTTTCGGGCTGTATTGACATCATGGAGGAAAAATCCAAGAACCTGCTGGCCGTCGACCTTCCGTCCACAAGCCCCCGCAACTGGTCCCTCCTCAGCTCCTGCATTGGCAAGAAGGCGGGAACCGCTGCTGTTGAGGGCCCTACCGTCTTCAAATCCAACACGGAGGAAAAGTTCTACCTCTTCGTTGATGAGTTTGGAGGACGCGGCTATATCCCGCTTGAGAGCACCAGCCTGGAAACTCCGAACTGGAAGCTGTCCACTAACTACAAGCTGCCGGCCAGCCCCCGCCATGGCACCGTCCTCCCGGTGACGCAAGCCGAACTGGAGGGGCTGCGCCAGACGCCGAAACCCGTTCCGGCCAACGAAAAGGGTGAGATCCTCCGCTACACCTTCGATCAGACGTCGGGAACGGAAGTGGCCGATTCTTCCGGCAACGGCCTCAGCGGCAAAATTGTCGGCGGCAGCAGCTGGCAGCCGGATGGCGCCCTCAAGCTCGACGGAGCCGGCGGTTACGTGGACGTCCCGGATAACATCCTCTCCGGGGTCCAGGACGTGACGGTGGAAGCGGATGTCAAGGTCAGCGCCTCCCAAAGCGGGGCCTACTTCATCTATGGATTCGGCAACACCGACGCCGGCGGTGTCGGCAACGGCTACCTGTTCGCCACGGGCAACTCGGTCTACAAGACCGGCATTGCGTCCGGCAACTGGTCAACAGAGCAACTTGCCAACAGCACGTCGGCCCTTCCCCGTGATTCGTGGAAGCACCTGGTGTATACGCTGAAAGGCACGGTAGCCACCGTGTACCTGGACGGCATCAAGGTCGGCGAGAACCTGAACACCACGCTCAACCCGGCGGACATCGGCCTGGGCAGCACCACGGCCAACTACCTCGGCAAGTCCGTCTACAGCGCGGACAAGACCCTGAACGGCTCCATCCGCGAATTCGCGATCTACAACCGGGCCTTGTCAGCCGAGGAAGTCCGGAACATTTCGGCCGACAAAACGGGAATCGCGGATGTTTCCCTTACCGAGGCCAGCGAGCTGAAAGTGGCACCCATCATGGACACCGCAAGCAAGAAGATCACTTTTGCCGTCAAACCGGGGACAGATTTGAGCAAGCTCGCTCCCACGTTCAGCCTCTTCCCCGGTGCTGTCTCGAGCCCGGCTTCCGGTACGAACGTGGACCTAACCAAGCCGGTCACGTACACCGTTACCGCGCCGGATGGTGCAACGGCGGAATGGACCTTTTCGGCGCTCGAGATGAAGAGCCCGGTACTGCCCGGCTACACCGCTGATCCCAACATTGTCGTATACGGAGACACCTATTACATCTACCCCACGACCGACGGAATTGCCTCGTGGGGCAGCACGAAATTCTCCGCCTACTCCTCAAAGAACCTTGTGGACTGGACGGATGAAGGCGTCGTGCTGGACCTCGCGAACGTCAGCTGGACACATTCCAATGCGTGGGCGCCTACAGCAACATCGAAAGACGGCAAGTACTACCTTTACTTCACCGCGGGTCAAAGCATCGGCGTCGCTGTCGCTGACTCACCCACGGGGCCGTTTGTGGACTCCGGCGCTCCACTGGTGGACAAGGCTGCCTACGGCGGCGCGCAACAGATTGATCCGGCCGTCTTTACTGATGACGACGGCGTCTCCTATCTGTTCTGGGGCAACGGTACGGCGCGTTATGTGCCACTGAACGCGGACATGGTCTCCTACAGCGCTGCGAACGTGAAAACGATAGGGGGCCTTACCCAGTTCAGGGAAGGCCCTTTTGTCCACAAGCGCAACAGCACCTACTACATGACCTATTCGATCGACGACACCAGGAGCGAGAACTATCGCGTCGGCTACGCCACGGCCAGCAGCATCGCCGGACCGTGGACGTACAAGGGAGTTATTCTCCAGAAGAAACCCGAACTGGGCATCCTTGGAACCGGCCACAATTCTGTCCTGCAGGTTCCGGGTACGGACGACTGGTACATCGTTTACCACCGCTTTGCCATTCCGGGCGGAGACGGGATGCACCGGGAAACCACCATCGACCGCCTCACCTACGCCGAGGATGGATCCATCAATCCGGTAGTCCCCACCCTTGAAAGTGTCGGCCCACAGTTCGCCGATACCTCCGCACCGACGGTGATGATCGCCACCGCGCCTGCAGCGCCTGACGGTGCCGGCGACTGGTACCTGGACCCTGTCACAGTCAGCGTTGAAGCCAGCGATAACTCCGGCGCGGCTCCCACGGTGGAGGTAGCGGTCGACGGCGGCTCCTGGGTTCCGTATTCCGCCTCCTTCGAAGTCGCGTCCGACGGCCCCCACACCGTCAGGGCAAGGGCGACCGATGCGGCCGGGAACACCTCCGCGGAAGCCTCAATCGCGGTGAAGATCGATCGGACCGCGCCCCAAACAGCTGCCACCCTCGACGAGGACCGGACGCTTACCCTCACCGCTGTTGATCCATATTCAGGGCTCGCTTCCCTTGAGTACCGTAGTGGCACGGCTGAATGGGCGCCGTACTCAGCGCCCATTCCCGGGGGCCGCACGGCAGCAACGGTGGAGTTCAGGGCCGTCGACAAAGCCGGCAATTCCACCCAGGGAGCGGTGGACGTCCCGGCACCGGCCAGCCAGTCGATCTCGTTCGACGACATCACCCCCAAAACGCTCGGCGACTCTGACTTCACCGTCAGCGCATCATCAACGTCGGGCCTTCCTGTAAGTTTCAAAGCCGCCGGCTCGTGCGCCCTGCTTGGCTCCTCCGTTCACCTCACCGGGGCCGGGACGTGCACTGTCACAGCCCAACAGGAAGGCAACCAGCGGTTCCTGGCGGCGCCCGACGTCGTCCGTTCATTCCAGGTCAAGGCGCCCTTACTGGACACCTTTGACCGCGCCAACGGTCGTGTTGGCAGTTCGTGGAGCGGCGAGACCGGACCCCAGTCCTACGTCATCAAGGACAAGACCCTCAGTCCGCTCCTTGGCGGCTCGCTGCTCTACTCCAGCACGTTCGGGTCCGACCAGACGGCTTCCTTGACCTTGAAGGCCATCGCGCCGAAATCGGTCCAGGGCGTGCTCCTGAAGGCGCAGTCCGGAAAGCCGTTCCTCTCGGGGGCGGTCTCGGTGGTCTATGACACGCCCACGAAGTCGGTTCGGGTGACCACCCTGGGTGTCGACAATAACGCCTGGTACTCCTACGGCGGTGTCGCTGCTTCATTCAATGCCGGGGACGTCATGACCGCGAGTTATGTGGATGGCACCGTTACCGTCTACCGCAATGCCGACGTCGTGGCTGTTGTCCCGCTGCGCGCAGCAGACATGCAGTACTTTGCCGGTAAGACCGGCAAGACCGGTATCTCCTCAACGCTGGCAACCGGCAGCACGCTGGATGACTTCCGGGCCGCGAGCATCACCCGGTAA
- a CDS encoding ABC transporter substrate-binding protein: MFKKSLIAVMAASALALTACGGGTQAAPSGGADKKIVMGFAQVGAESGWRTANTKSVQESAKEAGIDLKFSDAQQKQENQIKAIRSYIQQKVDVIAFSPVVESGWDTVLKEAKDAKIPVILTDRAVDSADKSLYKTFLGSDFVLEGKKAGEWLVAESKSATDTVNIVEIQGTTGSAPANDRKQGFEEAIKADPKLKIIASQSGDFTRSGGKQVMEAFLKNNADIDVVFAHNDDEGLGAIEAIEAAGKVPGKDIKIITIDAVKDGMTALSAGKINYIVECSPLLGTQLMDLAKKVLAGETVPERVVTEETTFTQEQATKALPTRQY, translated from the coding sequence GTGTTCAAGAAATCTCTCATTGCGGTCATGGCCGCATCAGCTCTCGCCCTGACCGCCTGCGGCGGCGGTACCCAGGCCGCCCCCAGCGGCGGCGCAGACAAGAAAATCGTGATGGGCTTTGCCCAGGTCGGCGCCGAAAGCGGCTGGCGGACCGCCAACACCAAGTCCGTCCAGGAATCCGCCAAGGAAGCCGGGATCGACCTGAAGTTCTCCGACGCCCAGCAGAAGCAGGAAAACCAGATCAAGGCGATCCGGTCCTACATCCAGCAGAAGGTGGACGTCATCGCCTTCTCCCCGGTCGTTGAATCCGGCTGGGACACGGTCCTGAAGGAAGCCAAGGACGCCAAGATCCCCGTCATCCTGACCGACCGCGCCGTGGACTCGGCCGACAAGTCCCTCTACAAGACCTTCCTCGGCTCCGACTTCGTCCTCGAAGGCAAGAAGGCAGGCGAATGGCTCGTGGCCGAGTCCAAGTCAGCCACCGACACCGTGAACATCGTCGAAATCCAGGGCACCACCGGCTCCGCCCCGGCCAACGACCGCAAGCAGGGCTTCGAAGAGGCCATCAAGGCCGATCCGAAGCTGAAGATCATCGCCTCCCAGAGCGGCGACTTCACCCGCAGCGGCGGCAAGCAGGTCATGGAAGCCTTCCTGAAGAACAACGCCGACATCGACGTCGTCTTCGCCCACAACGATGATGAAGGCCTCGGCGCCATCGAAGCCATCGAAGCCGCCGGCAAGGTACCGGGCAAGGACATCAAGATCATCACCATCGACGCCGTCAAGGACGGCATGACCGCCCTGAGCGCAGGCAAGATCAACTACATCGTCGAGTGCAGCCCGCTGCTGGGCACCCAGCTCATGGACCTGGCCAAGAAAGTCCTCGCCGGCGAAACAGTGCCCGAACGCGTCGTCACCGAAGAAACAACCTTCACCCAGGAACAGGCCACCAAAGCCCTGCCCACCCGTCAGTACTGA